ACTTTTGGCATGATGCTTGGTGTGGTGAACTGGTCCTAAAGCAGGTGTTTCCCACGCTTTACCAGATTTCCAGTTACAAAGAGGCTGCCGTGGCTGACTTAGTGGTAATGTCTAATGGTGCTGCCCATTGGGATGTTAGTTTCTCGAGAGCTGCTCATGATTGGGAGTTGGATATGCTTGCTGATTTTTTTGACTCACTATAGGCAATATCGATGGGCAGTGAGACGGAGGATAAAATGATCTGGATTTTGAATGGAAACAACAAATTTTTGGTGCACTCTTTCTACAAGGCCCTCTTGGGAGTTTCTAATGATCATAATTTTCCTTGGAAGGCCATTTGGCAATGTAAAGTACTGTCTAAGATcgctttctttgtatggactgcATCTCTTGGGTGGATCCTCATGTCGGATAATTTGAGCAAATGTGGTCTTATCATAGCAGATTGGTGCTTCTTGTGCAAGAGTGATGGGGAATCAGTGGATCATCTTatgttacattgtgaggtggcaagatGTTTATGGAATGAGATCCTTAATAGGATAGGGGTGACTTGGGCTATGCCCAAAAAAGTTAGAGATATTCTGGGGTGTTGACAGGAATTAGGGGGAATTCACGTATAGCTGCTGTGTGGAGAATGATTCCTCATTGCATTATGTGATGCTTGTGGCTAGAGAGGAATAAGAGGTGCTTTGAAGACATGGAGCTTTCTTTGGAGGAGCTGAAGCAATTCTTTTacaatactttattttcttgggcttCGGCCATTATTTGTAATATGGACAGTTTTCATGTCCTGCTTGTATCTCTCACTTGTACCTAGATGTAATTAGGTTTCATGATCTGTTTGTATACTCCTGGGTTACTCTGTTACTATgcttttttcaataaaatttacttttacccatcaaaaaaaagttttctttcCTAGCCTTTCCATGGGAACTTGTTAATTTAATCAGCTCCttggtattttgttttctcGGTGAAGCAAGTATGTCACCGGGACTTGAAGCTGGAAAACACGTTGTTGGATGGAAGCCCAGCTCCTCGGTTGAAGatatgtgattttgggtattcCAAGGTATCGGTTGTGTATCTCTTTTTTGTGCTTTTCAGTGTTctctgattttttctttttcttgactAGAATTAGGACGTGTGATTGGAGTGGAGTTGAGAGGAGGGAGGGGGAGTGGATCTGATAGGAGCTGTTTCATTGCTCTACCTATTTTTGGATCGGCTTTTATTTCTCTTGATAAAACAGCAATATCAGATTCAGATGATGTTGACTTCAAAAAGTTTATCCAACTCATTTACAAGTAAAATGTTTGACAAGGAATTCTGAAGCATGCAAGTATGGATTCTAATGCAAAACTTTTAGATGCTCTCTAAAATTTTGAGACCTTACAATTTTTTTGGCGATTTATTCTTTTTGCTCCTGTTATAAACTCTGCGTATCTGATTATGGGTCCTTTTTTCAGTCTTCGGTTCTTCATTCACAACCAAAGTCAACTGTGGGAACTCCTGCCTACATTGCTCCAGAAGTACTGCTAAGGCAAGAGTATGATGGCAAggtatattttttccatttaaatgAATTGTTGTTTTCCTTGAATGGAATagctaattatattattgttttaccCCAAGTCTGGTATTGGGGCTTGAGCTGGATATATGTGTTATGTCTATTTTTGAATCCTCCTCGAATATCTCTTTCTGTTGTTGTTTTTCTCTCAGTATAAGCTCTTTGGATTCTACTCAAGTAGCAAAGCATGTAGCtactttcttttaatttgttgtgttattaaactttgattttaaaattaatgagTTGCTGTTTTGATGTTGTGTTGCATAAAATATCAGATTGCAGATGTGTGGTCATGTGGGGTGACCTTATACGTGATGCTGGTGGGAGCATATCCTTTCGAGGATCCTGATGAACCAAAGGATTTTCGCAGGACTATACAAGTATATCGTGAACCCTTGTATTACTTCATGTTTTACGACTTGAGGTGAATTactatattctttttattttattggtttcATGCAGAGAATTCTCAGTGTCCAGTATTCCATTCCCGACGGCATTCAAATATCTCCTGAGTGTCGTGACCTGATCTCAAGAATTTTTGTTTTCGATCCTGCAACGGTTAGTGATTTATCCTTTCCCAAGAATCCTTATATTGCTTTATCTGCAAATATACAGATATTTCCTGTTCAATAAAATAGATCGAGAAATGCGGTTATATATTTCTCCATACACCTTGACTTGGGTGCCTATAAATGTCAGAAatgtaaaatgatttgtacagttCTAGGGCGTGTAAGTCATATGCagtctctttgaaaaaagtggggCACATTTgggacccatatgaaaaaaccacactttttttcaaagggacTTAATGAGGTTTGCACAACCTAGGACTGTATCTGGCGTTGCTCTTCAGGAATTTCAAAATTCATGTGCTTTGTTTGACCCTGGTAGCCTGGCTGCAAGCTACATATATTGTGGACAAGTTAGTGTTcatatttttctgttctttttatGTGTACATGCCTCCCCACGAGTGGGGGTGTTTGATAATTAGGAATAATGACCATTTGTCTTCTCTTTCTTCTGATTTACCGACTTCCTCTTACGGAGAAATGCTTGATTGTATACATCTTTAAAGTGTTGTGCAGCAACTGTCAATTTGACTTTATAATCATTAATGGACATCCAATTTCTTAGaggaatattttctttctttgttttttttttacttggtgTTTTTGAGCAGGCGGTgcctttagatttaaaaaaaaaaaaaaagaagacggtaccccaattttattgataaatcctcacttgtggtggaggaaTACTGAATACTCTATACAAAGAGAGCAAGGGGTTTACAAAAGAAACCCAAAACCAGgctcttatgaaaaatattattggaaaacACCAGCCAGAAAATACAATATGGTACTGTTTAAAGCtaaaaacattacaaattaATGTTGGAAGCTAGGAATACCTGCACGATTTAAAGCAAAAAGGCCAACCATATGTTTAGGGAGCtcaaaaaatggaggaaaaactTACCGTGCAGCCCTGAGCTCCATAGGTAGCAAGACTATCTGCTAAAGCATTTCCTTCTCTATAGATATCATTAATGCTAAAAgggaaatcatttttaaaatgaaggatATCATCTCAAATATCAGCATAAATCCAAGGGGGTTGAGAATTATTATTAAACCAATTCACAACAAGAGAATCTGTTTCTACAATAAGTTCCCGGATACTAAGCTGGTATTATAAAGTAAGCCTCGTCCTTAAAGCTGATGATTCTGCAAAAATATTAGTACCCAAACCAAGATAGCAGGAAAAACCAGCATAGTTAGCAATGTGGGGTTCTGTTAGCATTATgattttgaggttttttttaaatctcctaTTACCTCGAAGTTTTTTGTATAAAAGCATATCTttttaattagtaaaaaaaaagtacgaGATGTATAGTTTTATACATGCctacatggtatcaaagcagGCAGTTTTGTGTGTGAATCTTAGCTCATctctatttttctcatttttgtttgttggaaGCTCCTTGTGTTGGGCCCTAACCATTGATGAGGAGTTTGGGTTGTGTTAAAGCGTCAAGTTTTCAATGTTCAGTAAACAACTCTACTTGTTTAACTCTACTTGATTGTAAATATTTACAATTAGCATTCAACTCTACTTGGGTTGTTCAGTTTGTGGAAATCCTGTAAACAACTCTACttgtttaaatttgtaaatatttacATTTGGGGACCATGTCCAAGGAAGTTGAATGCTAATTGTTCGTTTGGGTGGCGGTTTCAGTACAAATTAAGGGCTTAACTTGCTCTTCTTCTAGATCAATCGTTCTTTAAGGCTAATGCTTATGGCAACTTAAATGCTACAGAGGATCACCATTCCTGAAATCAAGAACCATGAGTGGTTTTTGAAGAATCTTCCAGCGGACTTGATGGATGAAAGAATGATGAGCAACCAGTTTGAAGAGCCAGACCAACCAATGCAGAGCATTGATGTGATCATGCAGATAATTGCTGAGGCCACCATTCCAGCAGTTGGGACTAATAGCCTCAACCAGTATTCGATAGACAACCTGGATATGGATGATGACATGGACGACTTGGATTCTGACTCGGAGCTTGATATCGACAGCAGTGGGGAGATAGTCTACGCACTGTGACACCTCTTCTGCATGATAGTGAGTTCTTTGGGCCTAGGGCTGTGTGAAGATCTAACTAAGAGAGTTTGGTAGTAGTGTCTCTGGTAGATTAGAGTAGATAAGACCTTAGAGAAGTGtgtaatgttagtacttataaaaaaaaaaaaaaattgtgtaatgTTAGTGTCAGCAGTGCTCCTTGAAGTGGTGTTTATAACATGAAGCTTTTCACCTTTCTGTCTCTGGAGTTTGATTTTTACAGCTTTATAAAGGATGGTGGTGGATTAAAATCGGACCGGAGCTGTTGTAAGCCACCCCTTCTCATTCCCGGTTGAAcgcttgtttgtttgtttgttgttttcGCATTCTGTTCTTTGTGTTGTGGCTTAAATACATGGATGTATACTTCAACAATTCTTGTgcaattttcattaaatttagcAGTGTAGTTTTTTCATTGTATCAGATTTCTCCCGAGGAGCGAAGAAGGCACACACCATGGGGCTTGCAATGATCCACTTTTTGGTGTTTTCATATTCACTCCTTCTctccctatttatttatttatgtttttaatattgtgCATTGTGGATTTTTAGAGGTGAAGATGGAATAAAAttagggtagtgataggcttactacctatctactacccatctactacttgtagtgtttttatttttttatcattttattttaagtatttttttaacatccttaatcattaagaaaaaattaaaatatatatatatatttactaattatcacttccttaactattaagtaaaataaaaaattataaaaaaaatcaaatataaaaaaagtagtaaatgagtagtaagagggtagtaatcctatcattttccataaaattaACTGTGTTTGGGGTTTGGACCCCACTGTGCGTTGGGTTGATTGTGAGAAGTATATATTATTGGCTAATCTTGAAATATTAAACCACTAATAAAAATGTGAATTATAGAGGTGCCAATTTCATGGGTTGGTTTAATGTAACATCAATATATGATTTCGATCGTCCCTCATGTATAAATTAATACGATGAtgaatatttatgtaattttcaaaacaactaatatttcatttaaataaaatatcacctAAAAATGACAATCAAATTGGATTATTGGGATATCAATCTCAACATAATAACATATCTAACTAAGCCTTCACATATAGTTGATATTCTAAGtaacataaatttaaataatttatttttataaatcaaaagaTAGTGCTAGTGTGCCATCTAGTTTTGACCGCTAGGCGTGTCTActagtataaattttattttttattttttattttcttctttttatccttacattttttttaacatatttaaatattttttaaaaaaatacactaatacactagtcacttccttaatcaagaagtaaaataaaataaaaattaaaaaaatatataaatacatgaacGATCAAATAAGGAGACAAAATAAAACAGCATAGTAACATTATTATTTCTGCTAACCAGACATAACTCATGGCGTGGTACTTATTAACCGATTTATTCGAAACATGAACCGCAGATTGAATTTTCGCTCGCAAAAGCTTTCCTGCTTCCCGATCATATGTGACCCTACTTTGGATGTTGCTGGCTAGGGGCTACGGCTACCTTCTGATCTCAagtatgagattttttttgaaTCTCAAAGTTTCGTATTCTTTGTCTCGGTTATCCTTCGGGAGaactatttcttcttcttctccgaAAACCCAGCTGAATCAACATACTATTTCTCAGAAGACTTTCTTCAAGTCCAATAACAAAGACTCTCTCATATCCCGCTTATGCGAAAACAAGAATTTCAAAGAAGCCATTGACATTCTCTGCGAACAAAAGCGCTTAAGGGAAGCGGTGCAGTTGCTTGACCAGATTGACCGACCCTCTGTTTCGGTATACTCAAACCTCATTCAGCTTTGTCTCCAGCATCGTGCTCTTGAAGAGGGCAAGAAGGTCCATGCTCATACCAAAGCCTCCGGGTTCGTGCCCGGGGTCTTCATTTGTAATCGTTTTTTAGATATGTATGTGAAATGTGGAAGTCTTTGGCATGCCCAGAAAATGTTCGATGAAATGGGTGAAAAGGATTTGTGTTCTTGGAATACAATGATTTCTGGGTATGCGAAAGTGGGGAAGCTCGAACAGGCAAGAAATTTGTTCAATGAAATGCCTGAAAGAGATAATTTTTCTTGGACTGCAATGATATCGGGGTATGTTCGGCATGACCAGCCCAAAGAGGCCTTGGAGTTGTACAGAAGGATGTTAAGACACGagaattcaaaatcaaataagttCACGATATCTAGTGCTCTAGCCGCTTCAGCAGCAATTCCAACTTTAAGTACGGGCAAGGAGATCCATGGACATATAATGCGAATTGGCTTGGATTCAGATGAGGTGGTTTGGAGTGCTTTATCAGATATGTATGGGAAATGTGGGAGTATAGAGGAGGCGAGGTGCATTTTTGACAAGATGGTGGATAGAGACGTTGTTTCATGGACGGCAATGATTCATAGATACTTTGAGGATGGAAGGAGGGAAGAGGGATTTGCATTTTTCTCTGAGTTGATGAGGTCAGGGATTAGACCTAATGAGTTCACGTTTGCTGGGGTTTTAAATGCTTGTGCCGATCATGCTGCCGAGGACCTAGGCAAGCAGGTACATGGGTACATGACACGTATAGGGTTTGACCCCATCTCATTTGCTGCCAGTTCTCTTGTTCATATGTATTCAAAATGTGGGAATATTGAGAACGCAAAAAGGGTTTTTAAAGGGATGCCTCAACCAGATTTAGTTTCATGGACTTCCCTGATTGTTGGATATGCTCAGAATGGTCAACCAAACGAGGCACTCAAGTTCTTTGAGTTGCTTCTCAAATCAGGTACTCCGCCTGACCGCATTACTTTTGTTGGGGTTCTTTCTGCTTGTACCCATGCTGGATTAATCGATAAAGGAATTGAATATTTCCACTCAATCAAGGAAAAACATGGGTTGACACATACAGCAGATCATTATGCTTGTATCATTGATTTACTGGCCAGAGCTGGCCGATTTGTAGAAGCTGaggatattattaataaaatgccCATGAAACCCGATAAGTTCTTGTGGGCTTCTTTACTTGGTGGTTGTAGAATCCACGGAAACCTTGAGTTGGCAAAGCGAGCTGCAGAAGCATTATTTGAGATAGAGCCTGAGAATCCTGCTACCTATGTTACTCTAGCCAACATTTATGCTACTGCTGGTATGTGGAGTGAGGTGGCAAAGGTTAGAAAGGCTATGGATGACAAAAGAGTGGTAAAGAAACCAGGTTTGAGTTGGATTGAGATCAAGAGAAAGGTTCATATATTCTTAGTGGGAGATAAATCCCACCCAAAATCATATGAAATACATAACTTCTTGGGAAAGCTGTCAAAGAGGATTAGGGAAGAAGGATATGTCCCTGACACGAATTTTGTTCTACATGATGTTGAGGAGGAGCAGAAGGAGCAAAATCTTTCCTACCACAGTGAGAAGCTTGCAGTTGCATTTGGAATCATTTCAACTCCACCGGGAACAACAATCAAggtttttaagaatttaagaacTTGTGTGGATTGCCATACTgccattaaatttatttcaaggATTGTTCAAAGAAGAATAATAGTAAGGGATTCAAATCGGTTCCATTCGTTTGAGAATGGGAGCTGTTCATGTGGAGACTATtggtaatttataaattaagtgGAATAATGTTTCTGTAAGTTGTGCATTTTCCACATATTATTCTGGATTCATTTTTGGGTGGTTGTGATACATTTGATTGTTCCCGTTCCTTTATTTCTCCCTTTTTATAAGACCTGTTACTGATTCATGAGACTCATTTCAAATGCTGGATTCTGGGATATCTTCAATGTTTATGTCAATAGATTAAGGGAACAATTTAATTGTTTAGATGGAGGAAACCATTTGTAacgacctttttttttttttccctttatctcctatctagaattttgaaaataatggtTTCGGGCCTCAGTTTACTGAT
This window of the Juglans regia cultivar Chandler chromosome 12, Walnut 2.0, whole genome shotgun sequence genome carries:
- the LOC109018963 gene encoding pentatricopeptide repeat-containing protein At4g37170 gives rise to the protein MLLARGYGYLLISSMRFFLNLKVSYSLSRLSFGRTISSSSPKTQLNQHTISQKTFFKSNNKDSLISRLCENKNFKEAIDILCEQKRLREAVQLLDQIDRPSVSVYSNLIQLCLQHRALEEGKKVHAHTKASGFVPGVFICNRFLDMYVKCGSLWHAQKMFDEMGEKDLCSWNTMISGYAKVGKLEQARNLFNEMPERDNFSWTAMISGYVRHDQPKEALELYRRMLRHENSKSNKFTISSALAASAAIPTLSTGKEIHGHIMRIGLDSDEVVWSALSDMYGKCGSIEEARCIFDKMVDRDVVSWTAMIHRYFEDGRREEGFAFFSELMRSGIRPNEFTFAGVLNACADHAAEDLGKQVHGYMTRIGFDPISFAASSLVHMYSKCGNIENAKRVFKGMPQPDLVSWTSLIVGYAQNGQPNEALKFFELLLKSGTPPDRITFVGVLSACTHAGLIDKGIEYFHSIKEKHGLTHTADHYACIIDLLARAGRFVEAEDIINKMPMKPDKFLWASLLGGCRIHGNLELAKRAAEALFEIEPENPATYVTLANIYATAGMWSEVAKVRKAMDDKRVVKKPGLSWIEIKRKVHIFLVGDKSHPKSYEIHNFLGKLSKRIREEGYVPDTNFVLHDVEEEQKEQNLSYHSEKLAVAFGIISTPPGTTIKVFKNLRTCVDCHTAIKFISRIVQRRIIVRDSNRFHSFENGSCSCGDYW
- the LOC109018966 gene encoding serine/threonine-protein kinase SAPK10-like isoform X2, with the protein product MDRAAIAVGLGMDMPIMHDSDRYDFVRDIGSGNFGVARLMRDKHTKELVAVKYIERGDKARFFFQQLISGVSYCHEMQVCHRDLKLENTLLDGSPAPRLKICDFGYSKSSVLHSQPKSTVGTPAYIAPEVLLRQEYDGKIADVWSCGVTLYVMLVGAYPFEDPDEPKDFRRTIQRILSVQYSIPDGIQISPECRDLISRIFVFDPATRITIPEIKNHEWFLKNLPADLMDERMMSNQFEEPDQPMQSIDVIMQIIAEATIPAVGTNSLNQYSIDNLDMDDDMDDLDSDSELDIDSSGEIVYAL
- the LOC109018966 gene encoding serine/threonine-protein kinase SAPK10-like isoform X1, whose translation is MDRAAIAVGLGMDMPIMHDSDRYDFVRDIGSGNFGVARLMRDKHTKELVAVKYIERGDKIDENVKREIINHRSLRHPNIVRFKEVILTPTHLAIVMEYASGGELFERIGSAVRFSEDEARFFFQQLISGVSYCHEMQVCHRDLKLENTLLDGSPAPRLKICDFGYSKSSVLHSQPKSTVGTPAYIAPEVLLRQEYDGKIADVWSCGVTLYVMLVGAYPFEDPDEPKDFRRTIQRILSVQYSIPDGIQISPECRDLISRIFVFDPATRITIPEIKNHEWFLKNLPADLMDERMMSNQFEEPDQPMQSIDVIMQIIAEATIPAVGTNSLNQYSIDNLDMDDDMDDLDSDSELDIDSSGEIVYAL